A region of Anolis sagrei isolate rAnoSag1 chromosome 2, rAnoSag1.mat, whole genome shotgun sequence DNA encodes the following proteins:
- the LOC137096443 gene encoding uncharacterized protein, with translation MESPQVRTSQGTRVSWGAEKEVSNSSEPEEKSVLNYHLKRTCQGQSQLSSRAQNYIYSSSESRSSSLDVKYKTLTRAGSTASISYFSKRSERSNTRIGAIADDKDHSVEMWQPLGPSTSKDVQDIGEMEQSDMAPECFCSCHSFDSRKDSVPSLPSAVEQTWQWEQKEEVKGKVEWRTTTSSLPSKPPSRQSSLSSLEEGRRAPCLSGQCSTLENPSSSLQIRCTTMTFAERKESISWFSKRSERSNKKPFEDQQDTDYNHRDTDLALLPPPHFESQSSYEDLVERNYRRARSEKRDQASARQRQRRGSRLRWSRARGKASPCQILGDITTTLEAGPPASPPAGKKAEGACESDFEKKSSSKSPQGPEVTEVSTQEQPLQASERDEFVRNEQENPEGSTPSEKGARIIGRKEDEMPLSVREEPHCEPLLSCGEQGKQDLLGGKQTAKSQGHESVAAMGSIDGQVAVIAAALEKKINFEERLIIWRKYCEFARLEGTEPRKPKCHPQRAHSLCAKGQKASATAPNPKKKANCPERMSNWWKSLAISRRPKAFNENRKENGLG, from the exons ATGGAAAGCCCCCAAGTCAGAACAAGCCAAGGGACAAGAGTCAGCTGGGGGGCTGAGAAAGAAGTCTCAAATTCAAGCGAACCCGAAGAGAAATCTGTCTTGAATTACCATCTCAAGAGAACCTGCCAAGGACAGTCTCAGCTTTCATCCCGAGCCCAGAACTATATCTACAGTTCATCTGAGAGCCGATCCAGTTCCCTGGATGTAAAATACAAAACTCTAACAAGAGCTGGGAGCACAGCATCAATCTCTTACTTTTCCAAGAGATCGGAAAGAAGTAACACAAGAATCGGAGCAATTGCAGATGATAAAGACCACTCAGTTGAGATGTGGCAACCACTTGGACCATCGACCTCAAAAGACGTACAAGACATCGGAGAAATGGAACAATCTGATATGGCTCCTGAGTGTTTTTGTTCATGCCATTCGTTTGATTCCAGGAAAGACTCTGTCCCTTCTTTGCCGTCAGCTGTAGAACAAACTTGGCAGTGGGAGCAGAAAGAAGAAGTCAAGGGAAAGGTTGAATGGAGAACTACTACTTCTTCTCTGCCATCAAAGCCTCCCAGTCGTCAGAGTTCCCTTTCCTCCCTAGAAGAGGGCAGGAGGGCCCCTTGCCTCTCAGGACAGTGCAGCACATTGGAGAACCCGTCCAGCTCCCTGCAGATCAGATGCACAACTATGACATTTGCTGAAAGAAAAGAATCCATCTCTTGGTTTTCCAAGAGGTCAGAAAGAAGTAACAAAAAGCCCTTTGAAGACCAACAAGACACAGATTACAATCATAGAGATACGGATCTTGCCCTCCTTCCACCTCCTCATTTTGAGTCCCAGTCTTCCTATGAGGATCTCGTAGAGAGGAACTACCGGAGGGCAAGGAGTGAGAAGCGTGACCAAGCAAGTGCCCGGCAAAGGCAAAGGAGAGGGAGCAGACTCCGGTGGAGCCGAGCTAGGGGGAAGGCATCGCCCTGCCAAATCTTGGGAGACATCACCACAACTTTGGAGGCAGGGCCCCCAGCATCTCCTCCAGCTGGAAAAAAAGCAGAAGGGGCCTGTGAATCTGATTTTGAAAAGAAGAGCTCTTCCAAGTCTCCCCAAGGTCCAGAGGTCACTGAGGTCTCCACCCAGGAGCAACCACTCCAAGCTTCTGAGAGAG ATGAATTCGTCAGAAATGAGCAAGAAAACCCTGAAGGCAGCACACCAAGTGAAAAAGGAGCCAGAATTATTGGAAGAAAGGAGGACGAGATGCCCCTCAGTGTAAGGGAAGAACCACACTGTGAACCCCTTTTGTCCTGTGGGGAGCAAGGCAAGCAAGACCTCCTTGGagggaaacagacagcaaagagCCAAGGACACGAATCCGTGGCAGCTATGGGTTCCATTGATGGCCAAGTAGCCGTCATTGCTGCAGCCCTGGAGAAAAAAATAAACTTCGAGGAAAGGCTGATTATTTGGCGAAAATACTGTGAGTTTGCACGACTGGAGGGCACCGAACCTCGAAAACCCAAGTGCCACCCTCAACGCGCACACAGTTTGTGTGCCAAGGGCCAGAAAGCCTCTGCCACTGCTCCAAATCCAAAGAAGAAAGCAAATTGTCCTGAGAGAATGAGCAATTGGTGGAAAAGCCTGGCAATTTCACGAAGACCAAAAGCATTTAATGAGAATAGGAAAGAAAATGGTTTGgggtaa